CACCGCCGCCTGGGGCGCCTGCCCCTGGCCGAGGTGGTCGGCCCGGCCGCCGCCCTGGCGGCCGAGGGGGTCGCCCTGCTCCCCCGCCAGGCCGGCATCGTCGCCCTCCTGGAGCCGATCCTGCTGCGCACCGCGGCGGGGCGGGCCATCTTCGCCCCCGAGGGGCGCCTGCTCGGTCCCGGCGACGTGGTCCGGAACCCGGACCAGGCGCACCTCTTGTCCGAGCTCGGCACCGGCGCGGACCTCACCTTCGCCCGGGGCCCGCTGGCCGACGCCCTGCTGGCCGTCACCGCGGAGGCCGGGCTGCTGACCGCCGAGGACCTCGCCGCCTACCAGGTGGTGGAGCGGACGCCGCTGGAGGTCCCGTGGCGGGGCCGTCGGGTGCTGACCAACCCGGGGCCCTCCTTCGGCGGCACCCTGGTGGCCGCCGCCCTCCGCCGCCTGGGCGACGACGTCCTGGTGGCCGGCGACCCGGCCGCGCCCGCCACCCTGGTGGCCGCGGCGGCCGAGGTGGACCGCGAGCGGCGCGCCATCCTCGCCGGGCGCGACCCGCTCGGGGCGGTGCGGCCCCGCACCAGCCGGGGCACCACCCACGTCAGCGTGTGGGACGGCGAGGGGGGCGCCGCCGCCATGACCACCTCCAACGGCGAGTGCTCGGGCGACGTCGTGGCCGGCACCGGGATCCTCACCAACAACGTGCTGGGCGAGGAGGACCTCCACCCCGACGGGTTCCACGTCGCCCCGCCGGGCCTCCGGGTGGCGTCGATGATGGCGCCGACGGTGGTCGTCGGCGAGGACGGGTCCACCGAGGTGGTGCTCGGCAGCGGGGGCAGCAAGCGGATCCGCAGCGCCATCGCCCAGGTGCTGGCCGAGGTGGTCGTCCACGGCCTCGACCCGGGCGACGCCGTCGGGGCGCCCCGGGTGCACTGGGACGGCGACCACACCGAGGCCGAGCCCGGCCTGTCGACGGCCGCCACCGACGCCCTGGCCCGCCTCGGGCCCGTGCACACCTGGCCGGGGCCCAGCGTCTACTTCGGCGGCGCCCACCTGGTCGTCCCCGGCGTCGGCGCCGCCGGCGACCCCCGCCGCGACGGCGCCGCCCTCGCTCCCTGACCCCCACGAACCTTGGACGATTGACCGCGCCAGGCGGCGACACCCGTCCAACCAACGAACGCTCCACCCGACGCTCCCACGAACCTTGGACGCGTGATCGCGCCAGGCAACGACACCCGTCCAACGAACGAACGACGGCCCTGTGGTCCGGGGCCGATGTCACACGGGGTGACCAGGATGGTCCGATGGATCCCTGGACCGATCTCATGGACCGGGCCGCAGCCCGCCACGGCATCGTCACGTACACCGAGCTGGTCGCCGCCGGACGATCGCCACAGCAGATCGTCCACTGGTGCCGCACCGGGTTCCTCGTCACCGTGCAACGGGGCGTGTACCGCATGGGCGGTGCGCCAGACTCGCTGCTGGCCCGGGTCTCCGGTGCCGTGCTCTGCTTCGACGGCGACGCCTGGGCGTCCCACCACACCGCCTCCGACGTCTTCGCCCTCGGCGTCAGCCGCCGCGACGCCCGCATCCAGGTGGTCCGCGAGGTCGCCCTGAGCGCGCAGCGCACCGGCATCCAGGTGCACCGATCGACCCTCCTTCCGGCGCACCACCTCACGACCCACCAGGGCATCCCCATCACCAGTCCCGCCCGCACGATCTTCGACCTGGCCCGGACCACCGGGCCGCACCGGCTCGACCAGGCCATCGCCCGGGCGACCCAGCGTCGCCTCTGCACCGTGGCCGAGATCCACCGCGTGCTGTTCGACCTGGGCGGTCGCGGGCGGCCCGGCACCCGCCGGCTGCGATCCGTGCTCGAGCGGTGGGATGCCCACGAGCCGGCCACCGAGAGCGAGCTCGACCAGGTCGGTCGGGCCCTCCTGCAGCGGGTCCCCGGCATCGAGTGGCAGGTCCCGATCGCGGACGAGCAGGGCCACATCCGAACCGTCGACGGGCTCATCCGCGCCACTGCGACGGTGCTGGAGTTCGACGGCGCCGTCTTCCACGACCCGCCGCGGGCCGCAGAGCTCGACGTGGATCAAGATCGACGCCTCACCGCGCTCGGCTACGCCGTCCGCCGCTTCCGCTGGCACGACCTGACCCGTCGAGACGACCTCACCCTCGCCGAGGTCCACCACCTCGCCGCCGTGCCTCTGGCCCGCCCCGCCTGATCGGACGCGCCCCCGGGCCGCCCGGTGCGACCCACGAACCTTGGACGATGGACCGCGCCAAGCAACGACACCCGTCCAACGAACGAACGCTCCACCCGACGCCCCCACGAACCTTGGACGATTGACCGCGCCAGTCGACGACACACGTCCAAGGTACGAACGCTCCACCCGACGCCCCCACGAACCTTGGACGCGTGATCGCGCCAGGCGACGACACCCGTCCGACGAACGATCGCATCCCGTCCCGACGAGACCAGCGGCGTCGCGGCCGGCCGGTCAGGGGAGGGGGGCGCCCTCGAGGGCCTCGCGGAGCACGACCCCGGCGGCCAGCCGCACCAGCGGCTCGACGTCGCCCTGGAGGACGACGAGGGCGTCGGGGGCGACGCCGTCGGAGACCCGGACCCGGCCCCGGCCGACGCGGACGGTGGCCGCGCTGGGACCGGAGCGGATCCCGACGGCCACGTCGGCGGGGGCGGCGAGGACGAGGGTGCGGACCCCGGCGTTGGCCAGCAGCACGGTGACGGCCTCCGCCGCCAGGGCGCCGAGCAGGCCCACCTCCGGGTCGTCGGCCCCCTCGACCACCGGGGCGGGCGGGGCCAGGCGGGCCAACGTGCCCAGCGCCGTCCCCACGCCGACGGCCGGGGCCGCGACGGCCAGGCCGACGGCGGCGAGCGGCACGTCGACGAGCGTCGCCCGCCCCACGCGACCGGTGCGGAGGGCCTCCACGACCCGCCGGGTGCGGGACTCGACCTCGGCCTCCAGGCGGCCCCGGACGACGACGGCGCGCACGCCGCGGACGGTGGCCGGCGGCAGCACCTCGGCGAGGCTGTCGGGGGGCACGGGGTAGCCGGCCCGGGCGCAGGCCGTGGCGTGCTCGTCGAGGGCGAGGCGGACGTCGCCGTCGGGCACGGACCCGGCGAAGGCCCGCCACTCGCCGTGGACCCAGGCCATGACCGTCGCGCCCCGGGCCCGGGCCACCGAGACGAG
Above is a window of Iamia majanohamensis DNA encoding:
- a CDS encoding gamma-glutamyltransferase; this translates as MAATTRPGPSGALVAAGHPAVARAAGQVLAAGGNAFDAVVAAGFAAAVAEPCLSSLAGGGFCLARTAEGEEVLFDFFVDTPGRGRVAAAAPAFDEVVVAFEAATQAFHCGPGSVAVPGCLPGYLHVHRRLGRLPLAEVVGPAAALAAEGVALLPRQAGIVALLEPILLRTAAGRAIFAPEGRLLGPGDVVRNPDQAHLLSELGTGADLTFARGPLADALLAVTAEAGLLTAEDLAAYQVVERTPLEVPWRGRRVLTNPGPSFGGTLVAAALRRLGDDVLVAGDPAAPATLVAAAAEVDRERRAILAGRDPLGAVRPRTSRGTTHVSVWDGEGGAAAMTTSNGECSGDVVAGTGILTNNVLGEEDLHPDGFHVAPPGLRVASMMAPTVVVGEDGSTEVVLGSGGSKRIRSAIAQVLAEVVVHGLDPGDAVGAPRVHWDGDHTEAEPGLSTAATDALARLGPVHTWPGPSVYFGGAHLVVPGVGAAGDPRRDGAALAP
- a CDS encoding type IV toxin-antitoxin system AbiEi family antitoxin domain-containing protein, encoding MDPWTDLMDRAAARHGIVTYTELVAAGRSPQQIVHWCRTGFLVTVQRGVYRMGGAPDSLLARVSGAVLCFDGDAWASHHTASDVFALGVSRRDARIQVVREVALSAQRTGIQVHRSTLLPAHHLTTHQGIPITSPARTIFDLARTTGPHRLDQAIARATQRRLCTVAEIHRVLFDLGGRGRPGTRRLRSVLERWDAHEPATESELDQVGRALLQRVPGIEWQVPIADEQGHIRTVDGLIRATATVLEFDGAVFHDPPRAAELDVDQDRRLTALGYAVRRFRWHDLTRRDDLTLAEVHHLAAVPLARPA